Part of the Pecten maximus unplaced genomic scaffold, xPecMax1.1, whole genome shotgun sequence genome, TGCACATGTTGAGTTCGggttttttcagaaatatgcaaCTTTTACCTCAAACTGTTTGGTTGAATAACTTTTAAGTTACTTAAAGCTTCTGTTAAACTGCACCATAGTAGGGATTGATAGACTTGTAAACTATTACCGTATTTGCTATTAATATGTCTCTTAAAGTCACCATGAAAATGTAGGTAGAGCAAAACGAGACACACACAATGAATACCTCAAAAGACAAAATGATAATCTGATGATATCTAATATCCTTGTAAGGCTAAATAGAATCAATTACTTGGTTCTCAGGTCATTTTTTCTCAAAAGAGATGAGGGAGGTTAGTTTTTCTTGTGATTTTATTGGTGAAAAAACTGATGATGGCGGTGAAAAAACTGATGAGGGCATATATCTTTTATTTCTCAAActaatcattatcatttttaaaatgtgGAAAACGATGATTTATCATAGTTCTTTGTCTTTGTTTCACATTAATGAACATGTGCTCTAATTTCATGGTTAAAGATAACGGATATTACAGGAGAAGGTTTGTTGgtgatgttttttttcccaaacatTCTTTTTCCAAAGAATAATcatgaagatttttttaatcaacaGTAAAAATAAATAGGTAAGGGGCTTCTTTTTACTAAAAGCAGACAAGGGAGGGCCTGAGAAccaaacaatttttgttttgccAAATCTAACCTGGTTTAAGTCCATTGGTACATCTTCTTCATAGTCTGAATCATCTTCATCCTTCCACTTGGCAAAGTCAGTCTTTAACCAGTGGACCTGTATTACAAAAAGGTAAAATTAATCTCAATTTGTTTGGTGGAAATACTAAATATGATTTTCAgtctataaatacatttaaaactgAATTACAGTACTAATTGAATTACTTCTGCATTAAATTAAGGTTTTATGCCTTTAATTTGTATAAGTTCTGCAAACATTTTCTGAAATGTAATGCTAAAgaatttcttttattattagTAAATACATCCCCTCCAACTTTTGGTAAATCTTTTTGATTTGTAAGTAGGGCTTATTGCAGTAAAATACACTACACATTTACTTGTATTGATATACTTTAGACTAAAAAGGCAATTCACCATTTAATCAATTTATGAACAGAAAAGGATGACTGATGAGTTCTTCTCCAATTCATCTCGTAATACGATTAGCTTCAAAGGTTTACGATTCAAAAATCCTCTTGTCTATCATCGATTAGATTTAATATCTTaccttttttttctcttttaataATCGTGGCCAGAATTCTCCATcgtctttcttttttattacaCATGGCACGTTTCTTGGTAAAACTTGGTACTTGGAATCctagaaatatattaaatttgcatTTCAAGTTTTGCAATCAATTTCACCTCAATGTTATTTCTACATAATCATAAAGTGGACTATAGTTGGAAGTCCAGAGATGACAGTTATGAGTGTTTTTATGAGTTATAGTCATTACAGCTTGAgaataagtttgaaacgtgaaaAGTTAACACATGGCACAAAGGGGATGACGAGAGACAAAGcatgactataggtcatcccgACCCTTCGGTTCAGATGACCGAACAAGCTTCTGGAAAAGGTTGGGAAAATATCTAATGTTTCAAATGTTGTAGAGGATGTTCATCCTTTTGTAACAACCCAAAACCTTCACAGAATGAGACAGACATAAATCTCTGAATTAAGTTATTTGACTTGAGAGACATGAAATGTTACTGAACTAAATAATCTTAAATTCTACAATATCTCATCATACTTACACTGGGTataatttctgtaaaaaaatcTAGTTTTACttcatattgttttttttctggtcCGCCTTTCCCTctgaaaaatatagaaaacaatgCAGTCcaaatgtagaaaaaaaaatcctcaatGCAGACCAAACTTGACTTATAATCTAAATGATGACTTTAGAGATCTTCAAAAATTTGTAAAGTAAACTCTTTTTTGTCACCTACTTGAAGTGAAAGGAgttttcattaatatcaatttgTGTGTCTATGCTGTCTTCCAAGTTGATTGTGAGGTAAATTTTGTCTTTCCTCTGGGCCCAAACTACGGCAGCATGGAGGGGGGTGGAACTGtaacatagaaaacaaaaatacaaaatggtaTTCACGAGAAGTCATAATCACTGTGTGAAGTAACTCGTTACATTTCATAGCTTCTGAATCTCTCTACTTTTTCCCTTTCACCTTAAATCTC contains:
- the LOC117320430 gene encoding co-chaperone protein p23-1-like, translated to LLVNTILYFCFLCYSSTPLHAAVVWAQRKDKIYLTINLEDSIDTQIDINENSFHFKGKGGPEKKQYEVKLDFFTEIIPSDSKYQVLPRNVPCVIKKKDDGEFWPRLLKEKKKVHWLKTDFAKWKDEDDSDYEEDVPMDLNQMMQNMGGMGGMGGMGGMGGMEGMDGKEEE